From a region of the Toxotes jaculatrix isolate fToxJac2 chromosome 7, fToxJac2.pri, whole genome shotgun sequence genome:
- the smn1 gene encoding survival motor neuron protein 1 isoform X2 yields the protein MANGCKEVLFTRGTGQSDDSDIWDDTALIKAYDKAVASFKTALKGEEEPEASKKNHPGKKRKNNKKNQSRKRTNAPPDKEWQVGDSCCAYWSEDGQLYAATISSIDEKRGTCIVVYTGYGNEEEQNLEDLLSEVSEGDEERNIKGDEAETSTEESDRSATPNQHKQLHSKAQKSKAHKEPPPMWAPGFPGFPPGPPPMHAFRQGRSRQSGGHGPVPPSWPPMMPFGPPMIPPPPPMSPDMVDDEALGSVLISWYMSGYHTGYYLGLKQGRKEAANWTKLHHK from the exons ATGGCGAATGGATGCAAAGAGGTGCTGTTTACTCGTGGAACTGGCCAG agTGATGATTCAGATATATGGGATGACACAGCACTGATAAAGGCTTATGACAAGGCAGTGGCATCATTCAAG ACTGCCCTTAAAGGTGAAGAGGAGCCAGAAGCTTCCAAGAAAAACCATCCAGGAAAAAAacgcaaaaacaacaaaaagaaccAGAGCAGGAAAAGAACGAATGCACCACCAGATAAAGAG TGGCAGGTCGGGGACTCGTGCTGTGCTTACTGGTCAGAGGATGGCCAACTCTATGCAGCCACCATCTCTTCCATAGACGAGAAAAGGGGCACTTGTATAGTTGTTTATACAGGCTACGGCAACGAGGAGGAGCAGAACCTCGAAGACCTGCTTTCAGAGGTTTCTGAGGGTGATGAGGAAAGGAATATCAAG GGAGATGAGGCGGAAACGTCAACAGAGGAGAGTGACAGGTCAGCCACGCCAAACCAACACAAACAACTACACAGTAAAGCCCAAAAGTCCAAGGCCCACAAAGAACCTCCTCCTATGTGGGCTCCTGGCTTCCCCGGGTTTCCTCCAGGCCCACCTCCAATGCATGCTTTCAGGCAG GGGCGAAGCAGGCAATCTGGTGGTCATGGGCCTGTACCTCCTTCCTGGCCTCCCATGATGCCTTTTGGTCCACCA ATGatccccccacctccaccaatGAGCCCTGACATGGTGGATGACGAGGCCTTGGGCAGTGTGCTCATCTCCTGGTACATGAGTGGATATCACACAGGATACTACCTG GGTTTGAAACAAGGTCGCAAAGAAGCTGCCAACTGGACAAAACTACACCACAAATGA
- the smn1 gene encoding survival motor neuron protein 1 isoform X1 has translation MANGCKEVLFTRGTGQSDDSDIWDDTALIKAYDKAVASFKTALKGEEEPEASKKNHPGKKRKNNKKNQSRKRTNAPPDKEWQVGDSCCAYWSEDGQLYAATISSIDEKRGTCIVVYTGYGNEEEQNLEDLLSEVSEGDEERNIKGDEAETSTEESDRSATPNQHKQLHSKAQKSKAHKEPPPMWAPGFPGFPPGPPPMHAFRQQGRSRQSGGHGPVPPSWPPMMPFGPPMIPPPPPMSPDMVDDEALGSVLISWYMSGYHTGYYLGLKQGRKEAANWTKLHHK, from the exons ATGGCGAATGGATGCAAAGAGGTGCTGTTTACTCGTGGAACTGGCCAG agTGATGATTCAGATATATGGGATGACACAGCACTGATAAAGGCTTATGACAAGGCAGTGGCATCATTCAAG ACTGCCCTTAAAGGTGAAGAGGAGCCAGAAGCTTCCAAGAAAAACCATCCAGGAAAAAAacgcaaaaacaacaaaaagaaccAGAGCAGGAAAAGAACGAATGCACCACCAGATAAAGAG TGGCAGGTCGGGGACTCGTGCTGTGCTTACTGGTCAGAGGATGGCCAACTCTATGCAGCCACCATCTCTTCCATAGACGAGAAAAGGGGCACTTGTATAGTTGTTTATACAGGCTACGGCAACGAGGAGGAGCAGAACCTCGAAGACCTGCTTTCAGAGGTTTCTGAGGGTGATGAGGAAAGGAATATCAAG GGAGATGAGGCGGAAACGTCAACAGAGGAGAGTGACAGGTCAGCCACGCCAAACCAACACAAACAACTACACAGTAAAGCCCAAAAGTCCAAGGCCCACAAAGAACCTCCTCCTATGTGGGCTCCTGGCTTCCCCGGGTTTCCTCCAGGCCCACCTCCAATGCATGCTTTCAGGCAG CAGGGGCGAAGCAGGCAATCTGGTGGTCATGGGCCTGTACCTCCTTCCTGGCCTCCCATGATGCCTTTTGGTCCACCA ATGatccccccacctccaccaatGAGCCCTGACATGGTGGATGACGAGGCCTTGGGCAGTGTGCTCATCTCCTGGTACATGAGTGGATATCACACAGGATACTACCTG GGTTTGAAACAAGGTCGCAAAGAAGCTGCCAACTGGACAAAACTACACCACAAATGA
- the hspb11 gene encoding intraflagellar transport protein 25 homolog: MADSSLSSLGAKVVVAASSDENHPPENIIDGNTKTFWMSTGMFPQEFIIRFAEPTKISAVTVDSYNVKHLKIEKNTSQNASQFEPVTEKELERTEGHLQSNAISLNGSSATHLRFIITTGYDHFVSVHSVGAQN, translated from the exons ATGGCGGATTCATCTTTAAGTTCTTTGGGTGCAAAAGTTGTCGTCGCTGCATCCAGCGATGAGAATCACCCGCCTGAAAACATCATTGACGG AAACACGAAAACATTTTGGATGTCCACCGGGATGTTCCCCCAGGAGTTCATCATCCGCTTTGCTGAACCCACGAAGATTTCTGCTGTGACAGTGGACAGCTACAATG ttaAGCATCTAAAGATAGAAAAGAACACCTCACAAAATGCTTCTCAATTTGAGCCTGTCACAGAGAAAG AACTTGAGCGTACAGAAGGACATCTTCAGTCAAATGCTATTTCA ctaAATGGAAGCAGTGCAACCCACCTTCGTTTTATCATCACCACAGGATACGATCACTTTGTTTCAGTGCACAGCGTCGGTGCACAAAACTGA
- the lzts1 gene encoding leucine zipper putative tumor suppressor 1, with the protein MGSVSSLINGNSLNSKHCKASEYRLRKGTNHHRKSGGCSLDGLLKCGFTQGSSSTTYPSKGLTHSRSGRSEDFFYIKVSHKPRSVYHRGGSMEDRGNRDGESDGRLQPKLLLMSGKMTERTSAEKSLVRSTAFKPVIPKSTSSTETGHGSLDHILCPPEKARSPDIRHTQDTSGTLSDSGRNSMSSLPTHSTSGSLSASTGPVSHSDGSSAPANSLSKGVQPSLPSWVSGNSTNLDCSYRAVLNSSGLASKANGEAGSPLSADEPSPLSETAGGIRSPITTDESLIERLEQRLLERETELQELQVSFEEKEADTCQLFEERQKYCAEEMEGLKQRCSTKLRQVSQMAAKTQQALQLQVIQLQTEKERLQEDVSKLTQEKNLADLRLRSYETESTQLAPTLEETQWEVCQKTGEISLLKQQLRDSQADVSHKLNEIVSLRASLKENTVRMEMLEKQNKNQEDKLHSRTVEVEVCQNELQRKKNEADLLREKVGKLEKDIQGMKQDLALAKEQRSQHSRQLEDNAQTQALERLTQGSNSPVQVEENREHIPTESLQREVERLKQQLREEKDAQERLAKSFEQERQTWNKEKDRVIKYQKQLQINYLQMHKKNQDLERILKELTSELESRTELGMDITYSSGLQTYDDVIATEI; encoded by the exons ATGGGTAGTGTCAGTAGCCTCATCAACGGCAACAGCCTCAACAGCAAACACTGCAAGGCGTCTGAGTATAGGTTAAGAAAGGGAACAAACCATCACCGAAAGAGCGGAGGTTGCAGCCTCGACGGGTTACTGAAGTGTGGCTTCACTCAGGGCTCCTCGTCCACCACTTATCCCTCTAAAGGCCTCACCCACTCCCGGTCAGGACGAAGTGAAGATTTCTTTTACATCAAG GTGAGCCATAAACCGAGGTCAGTGTATCACAGGGGAGGATCAATGGAGGACCGAGGGAACAGAGATGGGGAATCAGATGGACGATTGCAACCAAAGCTGCTGCTCATGTCAGGGAAAATGACTGAGAGG ACCTCTGCTGAGAAGTCATTGGTCCGTTCCACTGCCTTCAAGCCTGTGATTCCCAAGAGTACATCCTCCACAGAGACAGGCCACGGCAGCCTGGACCACATCCTCTGTCCTCCGGAGAAAGCAAGGAGTCCAGACATTAGACATACGCAAGACACCTCAG GGACTCTCTCAGACTCCGGACGTAACTCTATGTCTAGTCTGCCAACCCACAGCACCAGCGGCAGTCTAAGTGCTTCCACAGGCCCTGTCAGTCACAGTGATGGCAGCTCAGCTCCCGCAAACAGCCTCAGCAAGGGAGTACAACCCAGTTTGCCTTCATGGGTCAGCGGGAATAGCACTAACCTTGACTGCAGCTACAGGGCTGTTTTAAACAGCAGTGGGTTGGCATCTAAGGCTAATGGGGAAGCTGGCTCCCCACTTTCTGCAGATGAGCCAAGCCCTCTCTCTGAAACTGCAGGTGGGATTCGGTCCCCCATTACTACAGATGAGTCACTGATTGAACGTTTGGAACAAaggctgctggagagagagactgaattGCAGGAGCTACAG GTGAGTTTTGAGGAGAAGGAAGCAGACACCTGCCAGCTGTTTGAGGAAAGACAAAAGTACTGTGCTGAGGAAATGGAAGGGCTGAAGCAGCGATGCTCCACAAAGCTACGACAAGTGTCCCAAATGGCTGCAAAAACCCAGCAagcactgcagctgcaggtcaTCCAGCTCCAG acagagaaggagaggctTCAGGAGGACGTCTCAAAGTTAACCCAAGAAAAGAATCTTGCCGACCTCAGACTGAGATCCTACgagacagagagcacacagtTGGCTCCAACACTCGAGGAAACTCAATGGGAG GTGTGCCAGAAGACAGGAGAGATCTCActgttgaagcagcagctgagagacAGCCAAGCGGACGTCAGCCACAAGCTAAACGAGATAGTCAGCCTCAGGGCATCACTGAAGGAAAACACAGTGAGAATGGAGATGCTCgagaaacagaataaaaaccaAGAAGACAAACTCCACTCTCGCACTGTAGAGGTTGAG GTTTGTCAAAATGAACTCCAGCGCAAGAAGAATGAGGCTGATttgctgagagagaaagtgggcAAACTGGAGAAAGACATTCAGGGAATGAAGCAGGATCTGGCCTTGGCCAAAGAGCAGAGGTCACAACACAGTCGGCAACTTGAAGATAATGCTCAAACTCAGGCCTTGGAAAGACTAACCCAAGGCTCAAACTCCCCTGTCCAGGTGGAGGAGAACAGGGAACATATCCCCACAGAATCACTCCAGAGAGAGGTAGAaagactgaagcagcagctcagagaggagaaggacgCTCAAGAGAGGCTAGCCAAAAGCTTTGAGCAGGAGAGGCAGACATGGAACAAGGAGAAAGACAGGGTCATCAAGTACCAGAAGCAGCTCCAGATCAACTACCTGCAGATGCACAAGAAGAACCAGGACCTGGAGAGGATCCTGAAGGAGCTGACCTCTGAACTGGAGAGCCGGACAGAGCTAGGCATGGACATTACCTACAGCTCAGGGTTGCAAACATATGACGACGTCATTGCCACAGAGATTTGA